A part of Bubalus bubalis isolate 160015118507 breed Murrah chromosome 6, NDDB_SH_1, whole genome shotgun sequence genomic DNA contains:
- the ZMYM1 gene encoding zinc finger MYM-type protein 1 isoform X8 gives MCQTTTAIQYEVKYQSVKHSLCCNACFSKFHSANNLIMNCCENCGAYCSTSSSMFHVLQMEGRSHYFNRSKSITAHKQKPAKSLPPVLCKSLKPTDEMIETTSDLGKTELFCSINCFCAYSKAKMESSTVNVSVVRDASTNLPSPKKDATPVISNIVSLADTRDALPIVNSDVLQGTVSSVTASVIEDISPSESSNSVQQPSLSPPSSVVSQHTVALNTEEQKDHMLNQNATNNMKSMKKSDRLRHPKFTSKIQTVKGKSRSIKKSYFQRLENSIKKDVIFCYSCQLFCQKKFNYGRESLRAQGISHWKKTMEKFRKHEKSEMHLKSLQFWREYQFCDEAVNDTLSNQSKQIEGNKKYLKLIIENTLFLGKQCLFLKGSDESISSVNKGNFLELLEIRAKDKGEEIFRLMNSQVDFYNSTQIQNDIIEIIKTEILQDIVNEINVSSAFSVICDETTDGATQGQFSVCVRYPQKTSKAVLIKERFLGFIDVEEMTGTSLHRSIKAYLQQIGVDLNKIRGQAYDSTSNWKGKFKKIAAEFKKEEPRALYLHCYTHCLDLAVIRFCKEVKELRSALNTLSSLFNTIHGEMSVNFQNIYKLSQSKTCKKHISQPCWTVHDNTLLSVIEGLPEIIETLEVLSNHSSNTSLADELSDLLALVSKFEFIFCLKFLYRILSVTGILSKEFQSETIDIFSLSSKIEAILECLSFERNDTYFKTIWDGAEEICQKITCKGFEVERPSFQKRRKIQKTIDPGNSDSMFFPTSTEEQYKVNIYYQGLDTVLQNLKLCFLEFDYCKMKQISELLLKWNEPLNEATAKDIQEFYKFDADIIPELRFYRHYAKLNFVLEYDFINFSNLGHLFIQHGLHNNIPCISKLLYIALSWPVTSASVENSFSTLSRLKTYLCRTRGQEKLSGLALMAVEQELVDKLMEPERLNGIVEKFILQVKEI, from the exons ATGTGTCAGACGACCACTGCT atTCAGTACGAAGTAAAATACCAGAGTGTGAAACATAGTCTTTGCTGTAATGcctgtttttcaaaatttcactCCGCTAACAACCTCATCATGAACTGTTGTGAGAATTGTGGAGCTTACTGTTCCACTAGCTCTAGCATGTTTCATGTACTTCAGATGGAAGGACGGTCCCATTACTTTAATCGTTCAAAGAGTATTACAGCACACAAGCAG AAGCCAGCCAAATCACTACCACCTGTTCTTTGCAAATCATTGAAGCCCACAGATGAAATGATTGAGACTACTAGTGACTTGGGGAAGACAGAGCTTTTCTGCTCTATTAATTGTTTCTGTGCTTACAGTAAAGCTAAGATGGAGTCTTCTACAG taaaTGTTTCAGTGGTACGTGATGCTTCAACGAATctcccttctccaaagaaagaTGCAACTCCAGTTATAAGCAATATAGTGTCATTGGCAGATACTCGTGATGCCCTGCCCATTGTGAACTCTGATGTATTACAAG GTACAGTTTCTTCAGTAACAGCAAGTGTCATTGAGgat ATTTCACCCAGTGAATCAAGTAATAGTGTGCAACAGCCAAGCCTTTCACCACCGTCATCTGTAGTCAGTCAGCATACGGTTGCCTTAAATACAGAAGAACAAAAAGATCATATGTTAAACCAAAATGCTACAAACAATATGAAATCCATGAAAAAAAGTGACAGACTACGTCACCCAAAATTTACATCCAAAATACAAACAGTTAAAGGTAAATCACGAAgtattaaaaaatcttattttcaacGATTAGAAAACAGTATTAAAAAGGATGTAATATTCTGTTATTCATGCCAGTTGTTCTGCCAGAAAAAATTTAACTATGGAAGAGAGTCACTTAGAGCGCAAGGAATTTCCCATTGgaaaaaaactatggaaaaattCAGAAAGCATGAGAAAAGTGAAATGCATTTGAAGTCATTGCAGTTTTGGAGAGAATACCAATTTTGTGATGAAGCTGTTAATGACACTTTATCTAATCAGTCAAAACAgattgaaggaaataaaaagtaccTAAAGCTTATAAttgaaaatactttatttcttggAAAGCAATGTTTATTCTTAAAAGGAAGTGACGAGTCTATTTCATCTGTGAATAAAGGCAATTTTTTAGAATTGTTAGAAATCCGAGCAAAAGATAAAGGAGAAGAAATATTTCGACTTATGAATTCACAAGTTGACTTCTATAATAGTACACAGATTCAAAATGatattattgaaataataaaGACTGAAATATTGCAAGATATTGTAAATGAGATCAATGTCTCCTCAGCTTTTTCAGTAATATGTGATGAGACCACTGATGGTGCCACTCAAGGACAGTTCTCAGTTTGTGTGAGATACCCACAGAAGACATCAAAGGCTGTGTTAATTAAAGAAAGATTTTTGGGTTTCATAGATGTTGAAGAGATGACTGGGACCAGCTTACACAGGAGTATCAAAGCTTACCTGCAGCAAATTGGAGTTGATTTGAATAAAATACGAGGCCAGGCCTATGATAGCACCAGTAATTGgaagggaaaatttaaaaaaattgcagcAGAATTTAAGAAGGAAGAGCCAAGAGCTTTATACCTGCATTGTTACACACATTGTTTGGATTTAGCAGTGATTAGGTTTTGTAAGGAAGTAAAAGAGCTCCGAAGTGCTCTAAATACTCTCAGTTCTTTGTTCAACACTATTCATGGGGAAATGTCGgtaaattttcaaaacatttataaGCTGAGTCAAAGCAAAACGTGCAAGAAACACATATCACAACCATGTTGGACAGTCCATGATAATACATTACTGTCTGTGATTGAGGGACTTCCAGAAATCATTGAAACGCTGGAAGTTCTATCAAACCATTCTTCAAACACAAGTTTAGCTGATGAATTGAGTGATTTGTTGGCATTGGTTTCtaaatttgaatttatctttTGTTTGAAATTTCTTTATCGAATACTAAGTGTTACAGGAATTCTTTCCAAAGAGTTTCAAAGTGAAACAATAgacattttttctttgtcttcaaaaATAGAAGCAATTTTGGAGTGTTTATCATTTGAAAGAAATGATACTTATTTCAAAACTATCTGGGATGGAGCAGAGGAAATATGTCAAAAAATAACCTGTAAAGGTTTTGAAGTTGAAAGACCTTcatttcaaaaaagaagaaaaattcagaaaactatagATCCTGGCAATTCAGACAGTATGTTTTTTCCTACCTcaacagaagaacaatacaaagttaatatttattaCCAAGGCTTGGATACTGTAttgcaaaatttaaaattgtgttttttagAGTTTGATTATTGTAAAATGAAGCAAATTTCAGAATTGTTACTTAAATGGAATGAACCCTTAAATGAAGCAACAGCCAAAGATATCcaagaattttataaatttgatGCAGACATCATCCCAGAACTTAGATTTTATCGGCACTATGCAAAGCTCAACTTTGTCCTGGAATATGATTTTATCAACTTCAGCAATCTtggccatttatttattcagcatgGTCTTCACAATAATATTCCTTGCATATCAAAGCTATTATATATTGCTTTGTCTTGGCCAGTTACTTCAGCAAGTGTTGAAAACTCATTTTCTACACTGTCTCGtcttaaaacatatttatgtCGTACCAGGGGACAAGAAAAGCTTAGTGGCTTAGCCCTAATGGCAGTTGAGCAGGAATTGGTAGATAAACTGATGGAACCTGAAAGGCTCAATGGAATTGTGGAAAAGTTTATCCTTCAGGTGAAAGAAATATAG
- the ZMYM1 gene encoding zinc finger MYM-type protein 1 isoform X5: protein MPPCWGSRIQAPQITTGIQLSLASSGMNKMLPSISTTAVQVSCSGCKKVFQKGQTAYQRKGSTELFCSTPCIAEYISSGSSPALPKRTCSNCSKDILNLKDVISIQLEDTTTSKTFCSQSCLSSYEEKRKPVVTICTHSVSAKCSMCQTTTAIQYEVKYQSVKHSLCCNACFSKFHSANNLIMNCCENCGAYCSTSSSMFHVLQMEGRSHYFNRSKSITAHKQKPAKSLPPVLCKSLKPTDEMIETTSDLGKTELFCSINCFCAYSKAKMESSTVNVSVVRDASTNLPSPKKDATPVISNIVSLADTRDALPIVNSDVLQGTVSSVTASVIEDISPSESSNSVQQPSLSPPSSVVSQHTVALNTEEQKDHMLNQNATNNMKSMKKSDRLRHPKFTSKIQTVKGKSRSIKKSYFQRLENSIKKDVIFCYSCQLFCQKKFNYGRESLRAQGISHWKKTMEKFRKHEKSEMHLKSLQFWREYQFCDEAVNDTLSNQSKQIEGNKKYLKLIIENTLFLGKQCLFLKGSDESISSVNKGNFLELLEIRAKDKGEEIFRLMNSQVDFYNSTQIQNDIIEIIKTEILQDIVNEINVSSAFSVICDETTDGATQGQFSVCVRYPQKTSKAVLIKERFLGFIDVEEMTGTSLHRSIKAYLQQIGVDLNKIRGQAYDSTSNWKGKFKKIAAEFKKEEPRALYLHCYTHCLDLAVIRFCKEVKELRSALNTLSSLFNTIHGEMSVNFQNIYKLSQSKTCKKHISQPCWTVHDNTLLSVIEGLPEIIETLEVLSNHSSNTSLADELSDLLALVSKFEFIFCLKFLYRILSVTGILSKEFQSETIDIFSLSSKIEAILECLSFERNDTYFKTIWDGAEEICQKITCKGFEVERPSFQKRRKIQKTIDPGNSDSMFFPTSTEEQYKVNIYYQGLDTVLQNLKLCFLEFDYCKMKQISELLLKWNEPLNEATAKDIQEFYKFDADIIPELRFYRHYAKLNFVLEYDFINFSNLGHLFIQHGLHNNIPCISKLLYIALSWPVTSASVENSFSTLSRLKTYLCRTRGQEKLSGLALMAVEQELVDKLMEPERLNGIVEKFILQVKEI, encoded by the exons agacATTTTAAATCTAAAGGATGTGATCAGTATTCAGCTGGAAGATACTACCACTAGCAAAACTTTTTGCAGTCAGTCTTGTCTTTCAtcatatgaagaaaaaagaaagccagtTGTTACCATCTGTACTCATAGTGTTTCAGCCAAGTGCAGCATGTGTCAGACGACCACTGCT atTCAGTACGAAGTAAAATACCAGAGTGTGAAACATAGTCTTTGCTGTAATGcctgtttttcaaaatttcactCCGCTAACAACCTCATCATGAACTGTTGTGAGAATTGTGGAGCTTACTGTTCCACTAGCTCTAGCATGTTTCATGTACTTCAGATGGAAGGACGGTCCCATTACTTTAATCGTTCAAAGAGTATTACAGCACACAAGCAG AAGCCAGCCAAATCACTACCACCTGTTCTTTGCAAATCATTGAAGCCCACAGATGAAATGATTGAGACTACTAGTGACTTGGGGAAGACAGAGCTTTTCTGCTCTATTAATTGTTTCTGTGCTTACAGTAAAGCTAAGATGGAGTCTTCTACAG taaaTGTTTCAGTGGTACGTGATGCTTCAACGAATctcccttctccaaagaaagaTGCAACTCCAGTTATAAGCAATATAGTGTCATTGGCAGATACTCGTGATGCCCTGCCCATTGTGAACTCTGATGTATTACAAG GTACAGTTTCTTCAGTAACAGCAAGTGTCATTGAGgat ATTTCACCCAGTGAATCAAGTAATAGTGTGCAACAGCCAAGCCTTTCACCACCGTCATCTGTAGTCAGTCAGCATACGGTTGCCTTAAATACAGAAGAACAAAAAGATCATATGTTAAACCAAAATGCTACAAACAATATGAAATCCATGAAAAAAAGTGACAGACTACGTCACCCAAAATTTACATCCAAAATACAAACAGTTAAAGGTAAATCACGAAgtattaaaaaatcttattttcaacGATTAGAAAACAGTATTAAAAAGGATGTAATATTCTGTTATTCATGCCAGTTGTTCTGCCAGAAAAAATTTAACTATGGAAGAGAGTCACTTAGAGCGCAAGGAATTTCCCATTGgaaaaaaactatggaaaaattCAGAAAGCATGAGAAAAGTGAAATGCATTTGAAGTCATTGCAGTTTTGGAGAGAATACCAATTTTGTGATGAAGCTGTTAATGACACTTTATCTAATCAGTCAAAACAgattgaaggaaataaaaagtaccTAAAGCTTATAAttgaaaatactttatttcttggAAAGCAATGTTTATTCTTAAAAGGAAGTGACGAGTCTATTTCATCTGTGAATAAAGGCAATTTTTTAGAATTGTTAGAAATCCGAGCAAAAGATAAAGGAGAAGAAATATTTCGACTTATGAATTCACAAGTTGACTTCTATAATAGTACACAGATTCAAAATGatattattgaaataataaaGACTGAAATATTGCAAGATATTGTAAATGAGATCAATGTCTCCTCAGCTTTTTCAGTAATATGTGATGAGACCACTGATGGTGCCACTCAAGGACAGTTCTCAGTTTGTGTGAGATACCCACAGAAGACATCAAAGGCTGTGTTAATTAAAGAAAGATTTTTGGGTTTCATAGATGTTGAAGAGATGACTGGGACCAGCTTACACAGGAGTATCAAAGCTTACCTGCAGCAAATTGGAGTTGATTTGAATAAAATACGAGGCCAGGCCTATGATAGCACCAGTAATTGgaagggaaaatttaaaaaaattgcagcAGAATTTAAGAAGGAAGAGCCAAGAGCTTTATACCTGCATTGTTACACACATTGTTTGGATTTAGCAGTGATTAGGTTTTGTAAGGAAGTAAAAGAGCTCCGAAGTGCTCTAAATACTCTCAGTTCTTTGTTCAACACTATTCATGGGGAAATGTCGgtaaattttcaaaacatttataaGCTGAGTCAAAGCAAAACGTGCAAGAAACACATATCACAACCATGTTGGACAGTCCATGATAATACATTACTGTCTGTGATTGAGGGACTTCCAGAAATCATTGAAACGCTGGAAGTTCTATCAAACCATTCTTCAAACACAAGTTTAGCTGATGAATTGAGTGATTTGTTGGCATTGGTTTCtaaatttgaatttatctttTGTTTGAAATTTCTTTATCGAATACTAAGTGTTACAGGAATTCTTTCCAAAGAGTTTCAAAGTGAAACAATAgacattttttctttgtcttcaaaaATAGAAGCAATTTTGGAGTGTTTATCATTTGAAAGAAATGATACTTATTTCAAAACTATCTGGGATGGAGCAGAGGAAATATGTCAAAAAATAACCTGTAAAGGTTTTGAAGTTGAAAGACCTTcatttcaaaaaagaagaaaaattcagaaaactatagATCCTGGCAATTCAGACAGTATGTTTTTTCCTACCTcaacagaagaacaatacaaagttaatatttattaCCAAGGCTTGGATACTGTAttgcaaaatttaaaattgtgttttttagAGTTTGATTATTGTAAAATGAAGCAAATTTCAGAATTGTTACTTAAATGGAATGAACCCTTAAATGAAGCAACAGCCAAAGATATCcaagaattttataaatttgatGCAGACATCATCCCAGAACTTAGATTTTATCGGCACTATGCAAAGCTCAACTTTGTCCTGGAATATGATTTTATCAACTTCAGCAATCTtggccatttatttattcagcatgGTCTTCACAATAATATTCCTTGCATATCAAAGCTATTATATATTGCTTTGTCTTGGCCAGTTACTTCAGCAAGTGTTGAAAACTCATTTTCTACACTGTCTCGtcttaaaacatatttatgtCGTACCAGGGGACAAGAAAAGCTTAGTGGCTTAGCCCTAATGGCAGTTGAGCAGGAATTGGTAGATAAACTGATGGAACCTGAAAGGCTCAATGGAATTGTGGAAAAGTTTATCCTTCAGGTGAAAGAAATATAG
- the ZMYM1 gene encoding zinc finger MYM-type protein 1 isoform X6, producing MNKMLPSISTTAVQVSCSGCKKVFQKGQTAYQRKGSTELFCSTPCIAEYISSGSSPALPKRTCSNCSKDILNLKDVISIQLEDTTTSKTFCSQSCLSSYEEKRKPVVTICTHSVSAKCSMCQTTTAIQYEVKYQSVKHSLCCNACFSKFHSANNLIMNCCENCGAYCSTSSSMFHVLQMEGRSHYFNRSKSITAHKQKPAKSLPPVLCKSLKPTDEMIETTSDLGKTELFCSINCFCAYSKAKMESSTVNVSVVRDASTNLPSPKKDATPVISNIVSLADTRDALPIVNSDVLQGTVSSVTASVIEDISPSESSNSVQQPSLSPPSSVVSQHTVALNTEEQKDHMLNQNATNNMKSMKKSDRLRHPKFTSKIQTVKGKSRSIKKSYFQRLENSIKKDVIFCYSCQLFCQKKFNYGRESLRAQGISHWKKTMEKFRKHEKSEMHLKSLQFWREYQFCDEAVNDTLSNQSKQIEGNKKYLKLIIENTLFLGKQCLFLKGSDESISSVNKGNFLELLEIRAKDKGEEIFRLMNSQVDFYNSTQIQNDIIEIIKTEILQDIVNEINVSSAFSVICDETTDGATQGQFSVCVRYPQKTSKAVLIKERFLGFIDVEEMTGTSLHRSIKAYLQQIGVDLNKIRGQAYDSTSNWKGKFKKIAAEFKKEEPRALYLHCYTHCLDLAVIRFCKEVKELRSALNTLSSLFNTIHGEMSVNFQNIYKLSQSKTCKKHISQPCWTVHDNTLLSVIEGLPEIIETLEVLSNHSSNTSLADELSDLLALVSKFEFIFCLKFLYRILSVTGILSKEFQSETIDIFSLSSKIEAILECLSFERNDTYFKTIWDGAEEICQKITCKGFEVERPSFQKRRKIQKTIDPGNSDSMFFPTSTEEQYKVNIYYQGLDTVLQNLKLCFLEFDYCKMKQISELLLKWNEPLNEATAKDIQEFYKFDADIIPELRFYRHYAKLNFVLEYDFINFSNLGHLFIQHGLHNNIPCISKLLYIALSWPVTSASVENSFSTLSRLKTYLCRTRGQEKLSGLALMAVEQELVDKLMEPERLNGIVEKFILQVKEI from the exons agacATTTTAAATCTAAAGGATGTGATCAGTATTCAGCTGGAAGATACTACCACTAGCAAAACTTTTTGCAGTCAGTCTTGTCTTTCAtcatatgaagaaaaaagaaagccagtTGTTACCATCTGTACTCATAGTGTTTCAGCCAAGTGCAGCATGTGTCAGACGACCACTGCT atTCAGTACGAAGTAAAATACCAGAGTGTGAAACATAGTCTTTGCTGTAATGcctgtttttcaaaatttcactCCGCTAACAACCTCATCATGAACTGTTGTGAGAATTGTGGAGCTTACTGTTCCACTAGCTCTAGCATGTTTCATGTACTTCAGATGGAAGGACGGTCCCATTACTTTAATCGTTCAAAGAGTATTACAGCACACAAGCAG AAGCCAGCCAAATCACTACCACCTGTTCTTTGCAAATCATTGAAGCCCACAGATGAAATGATTGAGACTACTAGTGACTTGGGGAAGACAGAGCTTTTCTGCTCTATTAATTGTTTCTGTGCTTACAGTAAAGCTAAGATGGAGTCTTCTACAG taaaTGTTTCAGTGGTACGTGATGCTTCAACGAATctcccttctccaaagaaagaTGCAACTCCAGTTATAAGCAATATAGTGTCATTGGCAGATACTCGTGATGCCCTGCCCATTGTGAACTCTGATGTATTACAAG GTACAGTTTCTTCAGTAACAGCAAGTGTCATTGAGgat ATTTCACCCAGTGAATCAAGTAATAGTGTGCAACAGCCAAGCCTTTCACCACCGTCATCTGTAGTCAGTCAGCATACGGTTGCCTTAAATACAGAAGAACAAAAAGATCATATGTTAAACCAAAATGCTACAAACAATATGAAATCCATGAAAAAAAGTGACAGACTACGTCACCCAAAATTTACATCCAAAATACAAACAGTTAAAGGTAAATCACGAAgtattaaaaaatcttattttcaacGATTAGAAAACAGTATTAAAAAGGATGTAATATTCTGTTATTCATGCCAGTTGTTCTGCCAGAAAAAATTTAACTATGGAAGAGAGTCACTTAGAGCGCAAGGAATTTCCCATTGgaaaaaaactatggaaaaattCAGAAAGCATGAGAAAAGTGAAATGCATTTGAAGTCATTGCAGTTTTGGAGAGAATACCAATTTTGTGATGAAGCTGTTAATGACACTTTATCTAATCAGTCAAAACAgattgaaggaaataaaaagtaccTAAAGCTTATAAttgaaaatactttatttcttggAAAGCAATGTTTATTCTTAAAAGGAAGTGACGAGTCTATTTCATCTGTGAATAAAGGCAATTTTTTAGAATTGTTAGAAATCCGAGCAAAAGATAAAGGAGAAGAAATATTTCGACTTATGAATTCACAAGTTGACTTCTATAATAGTACACAGATTCAAAATGatattattgaaataataaaGACTGAAATATTGCAAGATATTGTAAATGAGATCAATGTCTCCTCAGCTTTTTCAGTAATATGTGATGAGACCACTGATGGTGCCACTCAAGGACAGTTCTCAGTTTGTGTGAGATACCCACAGAAGACATCAAAGGCTGTGTTAATTAAAGAAAGATTTTTGGGTTTCATAGATGTTGAAGAGATGACTGGGACCAGCTTACACAGGAGTATCAAAGCTTACCTGCAGCAAATTGGAGTTGATTTGAATAAAATACGAGGCCAGGCCTATGATAGCACCAGTAATTGgaagggaaaatttaaaaaaattgcagcAGAATTTAAGAAGGAAGAGCCAAGAGCTTTATACCTGCATTGTTACACACATTGTTTGGATTTAGCAGTGATTAGGTTTTGTAAGGAAGTAAAAGAGCTCCGAAGTGCTCTAAATACTCTCAGTTCTTTGTTCAACACTATTCATGGGGAAATGTCGgtaaattttcaaaacatttataaGCTGAGTCAAAGCAAAACGTGCAAGAAACACATATCACAACCATGTTGGACAGTCCATGATAATACATTACTGTCTGTGATTGAGGGACTTCCAGAAATCATTGAAACGCTGGAAGTTCTATCAAACCATTCTTCAAACACAAGTTTAGCTGATGAATTGAGTGATTTGTTGGCATTGGTTTCtaaatttgaatttatctttTGTTTGAAATTTCTTTATCGAATACTAAGTGTTACAGGAATTCTTTCCAAAGAGTTTCAAAGTGAAACAATAgacattttttctttgtcttcaaaaATAGAAGCAATTTTGGAGTGTTTATCATTTGAAAGAAATGATACTTATTTCAAAACTATCTGGGATGGAGCAGAGGAAATATGTCAAAAAATAACCTGTAAAGGTTTTGAAGTTGAAAGACCTTcatttcaaaaaagaagaaaaattcagaaaactatagATCCTGGCAATTCAGACAGTATGTTTTTTCCTACCTcaacagaagaacaatacaaagttaatatttattaCCAAGGCTTGGATACTGTAttgcaaaatttaaaattgtgttttttagAGTTTGATTATTGTAAAATGAAGCAAATTTCAGAATTGTTACTTAAATGGAATGAACCCTTAAATGAAGCAACAGCCAAAGATATCcaagaattttataaatttgatGCAGACATCATCCCAGAACTTAGATTTTATCGGCACTATGCAAAGCTCAACTTTGTCCTGGAATATGATTTTATCAACTTCAGCAATCTtggccatttatttattcagcatgGTCTTCACAATAATATTCCTTGCATATCAAAGCTATTATATATTGCTTTGTCTTGGCCAGTTACTTCAGCAAGTGTTGAAAACTCATTTTCTACACTGTCTCGtcttaaaacatatttatgtCGTACCAGGGGACAAGAAAAGCTTAGTGGCTTAGCCCTAATGGCAGTTGAGCAGGAATTGGTAGATAAACTGATGGAACCTGAAAGGCTCAATGGAATTGTGGAAAAGTTTATCCTTCAGGTGAAAGAAATATAG